In Eubalaena glacialis isolate mEubGla1 chromosome 2, mEubGla1.1.hap2.+ XY, whole genome shotgun sequence, a single genomic region encodes these proteins:
- the MFAP1 gene encoding microfibrillar-associated protein 1 produces MSVPSSLMKQPPIQSTAGAVPVRNEKGEISMEKVKVKRYVSGKRPDYAPMESSDEEDEEFQFIKKAKEQEAEPEEQEEDSSSDPRLRRLQNRISEDVEERLARHRKIVEPEVVGESDSEVEGDAWRMEREDSSEEEEEEIDDEEIERRRGMMRQRAQERKNEELEVMEVEDEGRSGEESESESEYEEYTDSEDEMEPRLKPVFIRKKDRVTVQEREAEALKQKELEQEAKRMAEERRKYTLKIVEEETKKELEENKRSLAALDALNTDDENDEEEYEAWKVRELKRIKRDREDREALEKEKAEIERMRNLTEEERRAELRANGKVITNKAVKGKYKFLQKYYHRGAFFMDEDEEVYKRDFSAPTLEDHFNKTILPKVMQVKNFGRSGRTKYTHLVDQDTTSFDSAWGQESAQNTKFFKQKAAGVRDVFERPSAKKRKTT; encoded by the exons ATGTCGGTCCCAAGCTCACTCATGAAACAACCGCCCATTCAGTCTACGGCTGGGGCCGTCCCGGTTCGCAATGAGAAAG GTGAGATTTCGATGGAAAAAGTGAAGGTAAAACGTTATGTGTCGGGAAAGAGGCCAGACTATGCCCCTATGGAGTCCTCAGATGAGGAGGATGAAGAGTTTCAGTTCATTAAGAAAGCCAAAGAacaagaagcagagcctgaggaaCAGGAGGAGGATTCATCTAGCGACCCTCGGCTACGGCGTTTGCAGAACCGTATTAGTGAAGATGTGGAGGAGAG ATTGGCTCGACATCGGAAAATAGTGGAACCTGAAGTGGTTGGAGAAAGTGACTCCGAAGTGGAAGGAGATGCTTGGCGCATGGAACGAGAAGATAGCagtgaagaagaagaggaagagattgaTGATGAG GAAATAGAACGGCGCCGTGGCATGATGCGTCAACGAGCGCAGGAGAGAAAAAATGAAGAGTTGGAAGTCATGGAGGTGGAAGATGAGGGACGTTCTGGGGAGGAGTCAGAATCAGAGTCTGAGTATGAAGAGTACACAGACAGTGAAGATGAGATGGAGCCTCGCCTTAAGCCAGTTTTCATTCGGAA GAAGGACCGGGTAACAGTTCAGGAACGTGAGGCTGAAGCATTGAAACAGAAGGAGCTGGAGCAGGAGGCGAAACGCATGGCTGAGGAGAGGCGCAAGTACACACTCAAG ATTGTAGAAGAGGAGACCAAGAAAGAGCTGGAGGAGAACAAGCGGTCCCTGGCTGCACTGGATGCACTCAACACTGACGATGAAAATGATGAGGAGGAATATGAGGCGTGGAAAGTTCGGGAGCTGAAGAGAATCAAGAGGGACAGAGAAGATCGAGAAGC GCTTGAAAAGGAGAAAGCAGAAATTGAACGCATGCGAAACCTGACTGAGGAAGAGAGGCGAGCTGAGCTTCGGGCAAATGGCAAAGTCATTACCAACAAAGCTGTTAAGGGCAAATATAAGTTCTTACAGAAGTATTATCACCGGGGTGCCTTCTTCATG GATGAGGATGAAGAAGTATACAAGAGAGATTTCAGCGCACCTACCCTGGAGGATCATTTCAACAAAACCATTCTTCCCAAAGTCATGCAG GTCAAGAACTTTGGACGCTCTGGTCGTACCAAATACACCCACCTCGTGGATCAAGACACCACCTCCTTTGACTCAGCATGGGGCCAAGAGAGTGCCCAGAACACAAAGTTCTTTAAACAAAAGGCAGCTGGGGTACGAGATGTATTTGAGCGGCCATCTGCCAAGAAGCGGAAAACTACTTAG
- the HYPK gene encoding huntingtin-interacting protein K isoform X1, producing MATEGDVELELETETSGPERPPEKPRKHDSGAADLERVTDYAEEKEIQSSNLETAMSVIGDRRSREQKAKQEREKELAKVTIKKEDLELIMTEMEISRAAAERSLREHLGNVVEALIALTN from the exons ATGGCGACCGAGGGGGACGTGGAGCTAGAGTTGGAGACTGAGACCAGCGGCCCGGAGCGGCCTCCAGAGAAGCCACGGAAACATGACAGTGGGGCGGCAGACCTGGAGCGAGTCACCGACTATGCGGAAGAGAAGGAGATCCAGAGTTCCAATCTGGAGACG GCCATGTCTGTGATTGGGGATAGACGGTCCCGGGAGCAGAAAGCCAAACAGGAGCG GGAGAAGGAACTGGCAAAAGTCACTATCAAGAAGGAAGATCTGGAGCTGATA ATGACAGAGATGGAGATCTCGCGAGCAGCAGCAGAACGGAGCTTGAGGGAACACTTGGGGAACGTGGTAGAGGCTCTTATTGCCCTAACCAACTGA
- the HYPK gene encoding huntingtin-interacting protein K isoform X2, with product MATEGDVELELETETSGPERPPEKPRKHDSGAADLERVTDYAEEKEIQSSNLETGEGTGKSHYQEGRSGADSE from the exons ATGGCGACCGAGGGGGACGTGGAGCTAGAGTTGGAGACTGAGACCAGCGGCCCGGAGCGGCCTCCAGAGAAGCCACGGAAACATGACAGTGGGGCGGCAGACCTGGAGCGAGTCACCGACTATGCGGAAGAGAAGGAGATCCAGAGTTCCAATCTGGAGACG GGAGAAGGAACTGGCAAAAGTCACTATCAAGAAGGAAGATCTGGAGCTGATAGTGAGTAG
- the SERINC4 gene encoding LOW QUALITY PROTEIN: serine incorporator 4 (The sequence of the model RefSeq protein was modified relative to this genomic sequence to represent the inferred CDS: deleted 1 base in 1 codon), which yields MVGAKAVTSPSTSLRLAQQCSGVCSVIVSLPFYQVFCCGPAPCTCCCHPRWPPLTESPCSRLFYILLHVGTSAVCCLLLSRMVVERVWGKAHGIQMPSGLCAHLFGHSHCPVLSGSGAVYRVCAGTATFHLLQAVLLVDLHSPTSPRAQLHNTFWLLKLLFLLGLCAVAFCMPDEHLFPAWHYIGICRGFTFILLQLVLITAFAHSWNKNWQTGAAQDCPWFLAVLLTTLGFYSMAGVAAVLLFHYYTHPDGCLLNKMLLSLHFCCCGLLSFLSIAPCIRLKQLHSGLLQASVISCSIMYLTFSALSSRPPESVILQGQNHTLCLPGLSKMEPQTPDTSLAVLSAGIMYACVLFACNEASYLAEVFGPLWIVKVYSCEIQPSLCFCCPETVEPEEAQRGGAARPANQETAPAPPVQAQQLSYSYSGFHFVFFLASLYVMVTLTNWFSYEGAELEKTFTTGSWTTFWVKVASCWACVLLYLGLLLAPFCWSPTQDPQPPLQATLSSRQYCQITNIQSRYF from the exons ATGGTGGGTGCAAAGGCGGTCACAAGCCCCAGCACCTCCCTCCGCCTGGCACAGCAATGCAGTGGAGTCTGCAGTGTCATAGTGAGTCTTCCCTTCTATCAG GTGTTCTGCTGTGGGCCTGCTCCCTGTACCTGCTGCTGCCATCCTAGGTGGCCCCCTCTCACGGAGTCTCCTTGTAGCCGCCTGTTCTACATCCTCCTCCATGTGGGGACCTCAGCAGTCTGCTGCCTCCTGCTGTCAAGGATGGTAGTGGAAAGAGTCTGGGGCAAGGCACATGGG ATCCAGATGCCCTCAGGGCTTTGTGCCCATCTGTTTGGCCACTCTCACTGCCCAGTGCTCAGCGGCTCTGGGGCTGTATACCGAGTATGTGCAGGAACTGCCACCTTCCACCTGCTGCAGGCTGTGCTGTTGGTCGACCTCCACTCCCCCACCAGCCCGAGAGCACAGCTGCATAA CACCTTCTGGCTCCTCAAGCTGCTGTTCCTGCTAGGTCTCTGTGCTGTTGCCTTCTGCATGCCTGATGAGCATCTCTTCCCAG CCTGGCATTACATTGGCATCTGTAGAGGCTTCACATTCATCCTGCTGCAGTTGGTGCTTATTACAGCCTTTGCCCATTCCTGGAACAAGAACTG GCAAACAGGTGCAGCCCAAGACTGCCCCTGGTTCCTAGCTGTGCTGCTGACCACCCTAGGATTCTACAGCATGGCAGGTGTAGCAGCTGTGCTTCTGTTCCACTACTACACACACCCAGATGGCTGCCTGCTCAACAAGATGCTGCTTAGTCTGCACTTTTGTTGCTGtggtctcctctccttcctctccatcgCTCCCTGCATCCGCCTCA AGCAGCTCCACTCTGGCCTTCTACAAGCCTCTGTCATTAGCTGCTCTATCATGTACCTGACATTCTCTGCGCTGTCCAGCCGTCCTCCAGAGAGTG TAATCCTTCAAGGACAGAATCACACTCTGTGCCTGCCTGGCCTGAGTAAAATGGAACCCCAAACACCAGATACTTCTCTGGCAGTGTTGAGTGCTGGCATCATGTATGCTTGTGTGCTTTTTGCTT GCAATGAGGCTTCCTACCTTGCTGAGGTATTTGGGCCCTTGTGGATTGTCAAGGTTTACAGCTGTGAGATCCAG CCCTCACTCTGTTTCTGCTGCCCTGAAACAGTGGAGCCAGAGGAAG CGCAAAGAGGTGGGGCTGCCAGGCCAGCTAACCAAGAGACAGCTCCAGCTCCTCCAGTGCAAGCCCAGCAGCTCTCCTATAGCTATTCTGGCTTCCACTTCGTCTTCTTCCTTGCATCACTCTATGTCATGGTTACCCTCACCAACTGGTTCAG CTATGAGGGAGCGGAACTGGAAAAGACTTTCACCACAGGTAGCTGGACTACCTTCTGGGTCAAGGTTGCCTCATGCTGGGCCTGTGTACTCCTCTATCTG GGCTTGCTACTGGCACCATTCTGTTGGTCCCCAACCCAAGATCCCCAGCCTCCTCTTCAGGCGACACTGTCATCGCGTCAGTATTGCCAGATAACAAATATCCAGTCTAGGTACTTTTAA